In Arachis stenosperma cultivar V10309 chromosome 1, arast.V10309.gnm1.PFL2, whole genome shotgun sequence, one DNA window encodes the following:
- the LOC130963299 gene encoding rRNA-processing protein EFG1-like isoform X1: MSLRSQTPKTVPVSLRGASAAHTSQNETTIPGLVSELRATFLTRDFDRVERALLERESRLVAAIQEKDQEIASLKVKDSIHSLDKLNLESQLKEFRNGGSKVFVEVKKEENVDSDSSGAGRCMHCLEMKNELEKEKGVSESLRDRNMQLEFEKSELLEEKKKWDDQRCVVDDLKKRNIELEAEKCGLLEEKKKWDDAKGGIDGLREEERHGADEASIEYWKRKFIELSERVSRLERETAENDDDDDDDDDDDDDDDGGGGGGGDDGDGSNSEENKTGVEKDALERNENVGLSSRDSATLIIPSKDGAGVTAASAKGSLGTAGFIYIDSDEDECNSQRTLQRKDTKTKVMADNEILSSSGAVKRKQRPSASISDVGRNNDVLDGSDCDTASNSCSSSGSLYDMDQLPLSSLTSKKRMRTEPDTLLVRTLHQSK; encoded by the exons ATGTCCCTCCGTTCGCAAACCCCCAAAACCGTTCCCGTCTCACTGCGAGGGGCTTCGGCTGCTCACACCAGCCAAAATGAAACTACCATCCCCGGCCTCGTGTCCGAGTTGCGAGCCACCTTCCTCACTCGTGATTTTGACCGAGTCGAACGCGCCTTGCTCGAAAGGGAATCACGCCTCGTCGCGGCGATTCAAGAGAAGGATCAGGAAATTGCGTCCCTCAAAGTGAAAGACAGTATCCACAGCTTGGATAAGTTGAACCTCGAATCGCAGCTCAAGGAGTTCAGAAATGGAGGATCAAAGGTCTTCGTTGAGGTTAAGAAGGAGGAGAATGTTGATTCTGATTCGAGCGGTGCTGGAAGGTGCATGCATTGTTTGGAGATGAAGAACGAATTGGAAAAAGAGAAGGGTGTGAGTGAGTCTCTTAGGGATAGGAACATGCAGTTGGAATTTGAAAAGTCTGAGCTCttggaagagaagaagaaatgggaTGATCAGAGATGTGTTGTTGATGATCTTAAGAAAAGGAACATTGAATTGGAAGCTGAAAAGTGTGGGTTattggaggagaagaagaaatgggATGATGCTAAGGGTGGGATTGATGGGTTGAGGGAGGAGGAGAGACATGGTGCCGATGAGGCATCGATTGAGTATTGGAAGAGGAAGTTCATTGAATTGAGTGAGAGGGTTTCGAGGTTGGAGAGAGAGACTgctgagaatgatgatgatgatgatgatgatgatgatgatgacgatgatgatgatggaggtggtggtggtggcggcGATGATGGTGATGGGAGCAACAGTGAAGAGAATAAAACGGGTGTTGAGAAAGATGCTTTGGAAAGGAATGAAAATGTTGGTCTTTCTTCAAGGGATTCGGCTACACTAATCATACCAAGCAAAGATGGTGCTGGTGTTACTGCTGCTTCAG CAAAGGGAAGTTTGGGGACGGCAGGTTTCATCTACATAGACAGTGATGAAGATGAGTGTAATTCACAGCGAACATTGCAGAGGAAAGACACTAAGACGAAGGTTATGGCGGATAATGAGATTCTGAGTTCTTCAGGTGCTGTCAAGCGAAAGCAGCGTCCAAGTGCTTCTATAAGTGATGTCGGTAGGAACAACGACGTCTTGGATGGCTCAGATTGTGATACTGCCAGTAACAGTTGCAGTTCTTCTGGTTCATTATATGATATGGATCAGCTTCCTTTGAGTTCACTTACAAGTAAAAAGAGAATGAGAACTGAGCCAGACACTCTTTTGGTTCGAACTCTTCACCAAAGTAAGTGA
- the LOC130963299 gene encoding rRNA-processing protein EFG1-like isoform X2 — protein sequence MTLRSLTLKTVPVSLRGASAAHTNQNETTIPSLVSELRATFLTRDFDRVERALLERESRLVAAIQEKDQEIASLKVKDSIHSLDKLNLESQLKEFRNGGSKVFVEVKKEENVDSDLSAAGKCMHCLEMKNELEKEKGVSESLRDRNMQLEFEKSELLEERKKWDDQRCVVDDLKKRNIELEAEKFGLLEEKKKWDDAKGGIDGLSEEERNGADEASVEYWKRKFIELSERLEREAAEDDDEDDDDNDDDDDDGGGGGGGGDDGDGSNIEENKTGAEKVALERNENVGLSSRDSATLIIPSKDGAGVTAASAKGSLGTAGFIYIDSDEDECNSQRTLQRKDTKTKVMADNEILSSSGAVKRKQRPSASISDVGRNNDVLDGSDCDTASNSCSSSGSLYDMDQLPLSSLTSKKRMRTEPDTLLVRTLHQSK from the exons ATGACCCTCCGTTCGCTAACCCTCAAAACTGTTCCCGTCTCACTGCGAGGGGCTTCGGCTGCTCACACCAACCAAAATGAAACTACCATCCCCAGCCTCGTGTCCGAGTTGCGAGCCACCTTCCTCACTCGTGATTTTGACCGAGTCGAACGCGCCTTGCTTGAGAGGGAATCACGCCTCGTCGCGGCGATTCAAGAGAAGGATCAGGAAATCGCCTCCCTCAAAGTGAAAGACAGTATCCACAGCTTGGATAAGTTGAACCTCGAATCGCAGCTCAAGGAGTTCAGAAATGGAGGATCAAAGGTCTTCGTTGAGGTTAAGAAGGAGGAGAATGTTGATTCTGATTTGAGCGCTGCTGGAAAGTGCATGCATTGTTTGGAGATGAAGAACGAATTGGAAAAAGAGAAGGGTGTAAGTGAGTCTCTTAGGGATAGGAACATGCAGTTGGAATTTGAAAAGTCTGAGCTCttggaagagaggaagaaatggGATGATCAAAGATGTGTTGTTGATGATCTTAAGAAAAGGAACATCGAATTGGAAGCTGAAAAGTTTGGGTTattggaggagaagaagaaatgggATGATGCTAAGGGTGGGATTGATGGGTTGAGCGAGGAGGAGAGAAATGGTGCCGATGAGGCATCGGTTGAGTATTGGAAGAGGAAGTTCATTGAATTGAGTGAGAGGTTGGAGAGAGAGGCTGCAgaggatgatgatgaagatgatgatgataatgatgatgatgatgatgatggaggtggtggtggtggtggtggcgaTGATGGTGATGGGAGCAACATTGAAGAGAATAAAACGGGTGCTGAGAAAGTTGCTCTGGAAAGGAATGAAAATGTTGGTCTTTCTTCAAGGGATTCGGCTACACTAATCATACCAAGCAAAGATGGTGCTGGTGTTACTGCTGCTTCAG CAAAGGGAAGTTTGGGGACGGCAGGTTTCATCTACATAGACAGTGATGAAGATGAGTGTAATTCACAGCGAACATTGCAGAGGAAAGACACTAAGACGAAGGTTATGGCGGATAATGAGATTCTGAGTTCTTCAGGTGCTGTCAAGCGAAAGCAGCGTCCAAGTGCTTCTATAAGTGATGTCGGTAGGAACAACGACGTCTTGGATGGCTCAGATTGTGATACTGCCAGTAACAGTTGCAGTTCTTCTGGTTCATTATATGATATGGATCAGCTTCCTTTGAGTTCACTTACAAGTAAAAAGAGAATGAGAACTGAGCCAGACACTCTTTTGGTTCGAACTCTTCACCAAAGTAAGTGA
- the LOC130962081 gene encoding serine/threonine-protein phosphatase 7 long form homolog has translation MSLRSQTPKPVSVSLRGASAAQTNKNDTHNNQNDTPITTLVSELRATLTRDFDRVERALLERESRLIVAIQQKEKEIASLKVKDCIQSLDKLNPESHLREFRNGGAKVKKEENVGSDSSVAGKCMHCLEMKDELEKEKVVSESLRDRNMQLEFEKSELLEEKKKWDDQRGVVEDLMKRIIELEAEKCGLLEEKKKWDADKSGIDGLRKEESHGAHEAYRKRKFIELCERVSRLKRETAEDDKLISLDDNGGADDGDGSNTEENKTVQIDDSVEKDAVERNENVGHSSSKDGVGVTVASEIEPDLRRDYEDTLYRLDRVEHIAGRLEQLPARVLRTRRRIPTRPSELVRPLLRRAGFEHVAFILQFEHDYALVSALVERWRPETHTFHLPCGEMSITLQDVAYQLGLRISGDPVSGCMAGWELFYEGRSIVDICQQLLGAVPGPADRQKWNINLSWFRETVCGNLEEEATPERLLQYTRGYIRQLIGGFLFPDQSNTRVHLRWLPLLEDLDQCGQLSWGSAVLAFLYRMLCRGTCYTQHNMRGCMSLLLSWAYHRIPSCRPQGFDQRRFPLVERWVGYEQRNDSEEFRLRWWRRLLNNLDIHNVEWTPYADPDIQHILPPIVFEGEESWNAVCPLLCFSIVEWHQVDRVVRQLSGLQHIPTRPLNIDEMHVHDGRFGRNEWYPDYLSGWYDMWQDRRLSRVRIYHSIDLRPSQKYIQWYLGWAHLVLVGQGDQQDPIAGHIPPDLSDYTPHAPEL, from the exons ATGTCTCTCCGATCCCAAACCCCAAAACCCGTTTCGGTCTCATTGCGAGGGGCTTCGGCTGCTCAAACCAACAAAAACGACACTCATAACAACCAAAACGACACCCCCATTACCACCCTCGTGTCCGAGTTGCGAGCCACCCTCACTCGCGATTTTGACCGAGTTGAACGCGCCTTGCTCGAAAGGGAATCACGTCTCATCGTGGCGATTCAACAGAAGGAAAAGGAAATCGCGTCCCTCAAAGTGAAAGACTGTATCCAAAGCTTGGATAAGTTGAACCCCGAATCACATCTCAGGGAGTTCAGAAATGGAGGAGCAAAGGTTAAGAAAGAGGAGAATGTCGGTTCTGATTCGAGCGTTGCTGGAAAGTGCATGCATTGTTTGGAGATGAAGGACGAATTGGAGAAAGAAAAGGTTGTGAGTGAGTCTCTTAGGGATAGGAACATGCAGTTGGAGTTTGAAAAGTCTGAGCTCttagaagagaagaagaaatgggaTGATCAGAGAGGTGTTGTTGAGGATCTTATGAAGAGGATCATTGAATTGGAAGCTGAGAAGTGCGGATTATtggaagagaaaaagaaatggGATGCTGACAAGAGTGGGATTGATGGATTGAGGAAGGAGGAGAGCCATGGCGCCCATGAGGCGTATAGGAAGAGGAAGTTCATTGAATTGTGTGAGAGGGTTTCGAGGTTGAAGAGAGAGACTGCTGAGGATGATAAGTTGATATCTTTGGATGACAATGGAGGTGCTGATGACGGTGATGGGAGCAACACTGAAGAGAATAAAACGGTTCAGATTGATGATAGTGTTGAGAAAGATGCTGTGGAAAGGAATGAAAATGTTGGTCATTCTTCAAGCAAAGATGGTGTTGGTGTAACTGTTGCTTCAG AGATAGAACCCGATTTGCGAAGAGATTACGAAGACACCTTGTACAGACTAGACAGGGTAGAGCACATTGCAGGAAGGCTTGAGCAATTG cCTGCCAGAGTCTTACGGACGCGACGACGCATACCCACGCGGCCGAGCGAGCTAGTCAGGCCGCTCCTTAGACGAGCAGGTTTTGAACATGTGGCCTTTATCCTTCAGTTCGAGCATGATTATGCGTTGGTCTCTGCATTAGTTGAGAGGTGGCGACCTGAGACACACACCTTTCATTTGCCGTGTGGGGAGATGAGTATCACTCTTCAAGACGTGGCTTATCAGTTGGGGCTTCGGATTAGTGGAGATCCTGTTAGTGGTTGCATGGCAGGCTGGGAGCTTTTTTATGAAGGACGGAGCATTGTTGACATATGTCAGCAGTTACTAGGAGCTGTACCAGGACCTGCTGATAGACAGAAATGGAACATCAATTTGTCCTGGTTCAGAGAGACTGTGTGCGGGAATTTGGAAGAGGAAGCAACGCCTGAGCGACTTCTTCAGTACACCAGAGGGTATATTAGGCAACTTATCGGGGGATTCTTATTTCCGGATCAGTCCAACACCCGAGTTCACCTCAGGTGGCTGCCTCTTTTGGAAGACCTGGATCAATGTGGTCAGCTGAGTTGGGGTTCTGCTGTGCTTGCCTTTTTGTACCGCATGTTGTGCCGGGGAACATGTTACACGCAGCATAACATGCGTGGTTGCATGAGCTTGTTGTTATCGTGGGCTTACCATCGTATCCCCTCATGTCGCCCACAGGGATTTGACCAGCGGAGGTTTCCGTTGGTTGAGAG GTGGGTTGGTTATGAGCAGCGCAATGACTCTGAAGAGTTTAGACTTCGGTGGTGGAGACGGCTTCTCAACAACCTTGATATTCATAAT GTTGAGTGGACCCCGTATGCTGACCCGGATATCCAGCATATTCTGCCACCGATTGTGTTTGAAGGTGAGGAGTCATGGAATGCCGTCTGTCCACTGTTGTGCTTTTCGATTGTAGAGTGGCATCAAGTAGATCGTGTTGTGAGGCAACTGAGTGGTTTGCAGCACATTCCTACACGTCCACTGAACATTGATGAGATGCACGTGCACGATGGACGATTTGGTAGGAACGAGTGGTACCCTGACTACTTGAGTGGTTGGTACGACATGTGGCAGGACAGGAGGCTCAGTCGGGTGCGTATTTATCACAGCATTGATCTGCGTCCCTCGCAGAAGTACATACAATGGTACCTCGGGTGGGCACATTTAGTCTTGGTTGGGCAAGGTGACCAGCAGGATCCTATAGCTGGACACATACCACCTGATCTGTCAGATTACACGCCCCACGCTCCTGAGCTTTGA
- the LOC130980004 gene encoding cytochrome P450 71D9-like — protein MSRFHYTCAFSLLNLIFLKTMAIFSSLPTMDSPIPTISFTSMIISLLLFMIMAYKIIMKNPNNKSLKLPPGPNKLPIIGNIHNLFGSPLPHHTLRDLSTKYGPLMHLKLGEVSTIVVSSPEYAKEFLKTHDLNFSSRTPILASKIMSYGSKGLSFSPYGDYYRHLRKICVLELLSSKRVQSFQPIRVEELNNLIKLIASKEGSPINLSKQVFSTISTIASRSAYGTKCRYHKEFISVVREATLISGGFEIGDLYPSITWLQYVSGLKPKLEKLHREADQIMQNIFSDHREMKASQEQSDDVEANEYLLDVLLKFQDSSNQQEFQLTDDSIKAVILDIFAAGTETSATTVLWAMAEMIKNPLIMKKAQAEVREVLDKEGISGIEKLKYLKSVVKETLRLHPPGAFLLPRECGKDCEINGYHIPSKSKVIINAWAIGRDPNHWVEAERFNPERFMNSTIDYIGNNLELIPFGAGRRMCPGITFGVASTESTLAMLLYHFDWKLPNGMKIQDLDMSEIFGVAVMRKENLCLVPITSRPIRN, from the exons ATGTCACGTTTTCATTATACATGTGCTTTTTCACTATTGAACCTTATCTTTCTTAAAACAATGGccattttctcttctcttccaACAATGGATTCTCCAATCCCTACTATTAGCTTTACATCAATGATTATCTCCCTTCTCCTTTTCATGATCATGGCatacaaaataataatgaaaaaccCTAACAATAAATCTCTCAAGTTACCACCAGGGCCAAACAAGCTACCAATAATTGGGAACATACACAACCTTTTTGGCTCACCACTTCCCCACCATACATTGAGAGATTTATCCACAAAATATGGACCCTTGATGCATCTTAAGCTAGGTGAAGTTTCAACTATAGTGGTATCTTCACCTGAATATGCCAAGGAGTTCTTGAAAACCCATGACCTAAATTTTTCATCAAGAACTCCTATTCTAGCTTCAAAGATAATGTCCTATGGTTCTAAGGGTTTATCTTTTTCACCATATGGTGACTATTATAGACACTTAAGAAAGATTTGTGTGTTGGAGCTTTTAAGCTCTAAACGTGTCCAATCTTTCCAACCAATCAGAGTTGAAGAGCTCAACAATCTCATCAAATTGATTGCTTCAAAAGAAGGGTCGCCTATCAATCTTTCCAAACAAGTGTTCTCAACAATATCTACTATTGCTTCAAGGTCTGCTTATGGCACCAAGTGCAG GTACCACAAGGAATTCATATCAGTTGTTAGAGAAGCTACATTGATTTCAGGAGGTTTTGAGATTGGAGATTTGTACCCTTCTATTACATGGCTTCAATATGTCTCTGGGTTGAAGCCCAAGCTTGAGAAATTGCACCGAGAAGCTGATCAAATAATGCAAAACATTTTCAGTGACCATAGAGAGATGAAAGCATCACAAGAACAGAGTGATGATGTAGAAGCAAATGAGTACCTCTTAGATGTGCTCTTGAAATTCCAGGATAGTAGTAATCAGCAAGAGTTTCAATTAACAGATGATAGTATCAAGGCTGTGATACTG GACATTTTTGCAGCCGGAACAGAGACATCAGCTACAACCGTATTGTGGGCAATGGCAGAGATGATTAAGAATCCATTGATAATGAAGAAGGCACAAGCTGAAGTAAGAGAAGTACTTGACAAAGAAGGAATAAGTGGCATTGAAAAActaaaatacttgaaatcagtTGTGAAAGAGACACTGAGATTGCACCCTCCTGGTGCATTTTTACTTCCAAGAGAATGTGGAAAAGATTGCGAGATCAATGGATATCACATACCTTCCAAAAGCAAAGTAATAATCAATGCTTGGGCGATTGGGAGAGACCCAAATCATTGGGTTGAGGCTGAAAGGTTCAACCCTGAAAGGTTCATGAATAGCACTATTGATTACATAGGAAACAACTTGGAACTAATTCCTTTTGGTGCTGGAAGAAGAATGTGCCCAGGAATCACATTTGGGGTGGCGAGCACTGAGTCTACACTTGCAATGTTGTTGTATCATTTTGATTGGAAGCTTCCCAATGGAATGAAGATTCAGGACTTGGATATGTCGGAAATTTTTGGAGTGGCAGTAATGAGAAAAGAAAATCTATGCCTTGTTCCCATTACTTCTCGTCCTATACGCAACTGA